A region of bacterium DNA encodes the following proteins:
- a CDS encoding choice-of-anchor R domain-containing protein, whose product MKTNLLPLFFVLLIAPWWVANAGLSLDNRFPDPTPGMQVVQRVLSSSSWYATPITTDGSGYTLTEVTAEIEDFNPAGTLFMEVWSVSGSPNYAPLVKIDRLSLVDANYPKVFTGNVSLSADTSYFIVTGS is encoded by the coding sequence ATGAAAACAAACCTTCTTCCATTGTTTTTTGTTCTTCTGATTGCTCCTTGGTGGGTGGCGAACGCCGGACTTTCCCTGGATAACCGCTTCCCGGATCCCACTCCCGGAATGCAGGTGGTCCAGCGTGTCCTTTCCTCGTCGTCATGGTACGCAACCCCGATCACAACCGATGGGTCGGGGTATACCTTGACCGAAGTGACTGCGGAGATTGAGGACTTCAACCCCGCCGGCACCCTTTTTATGGAAGTTTGGAGCGTGAGCGGATCCCCGAATTACGCTCCGCTGGTGAAAATCGACCGACTTTCCCTCGTTGACGCCAATTATCCCAAGGTCTTTACGGGAAACGTGAGCCTGAGTGCTGACACCAGCTACTTCATCGTGACGGGATCGTGA
- a CDS encoding ROK family protein produces MSLEGYKAERSRELFLGFDVGGTKCAGVLGNAAGEVLERHEWPSRVERGPEAMLADFLAYAKSAPAVTSVGVSIGGPLDALNGIVLSPPHLPGWDKVPLKARLEQALGIPVYVAHDAAACALAEYTWGGWRGCHSLIYLTCGTGFGAGIIIDGKIYRGAGGHSIEIGHARFAPDGPEAFGKVGSNEAYCSGMGLGLLAQWKLGQTFSPKEVVERAAKGDLGAQEVIRIHAEATGQVCANLADTLFPDVILLGSLARHIGASWLDLVRARFDLEAHPHARRLCTLQPASLGDRLQDLSALVVAMQAPS; encoded by the coding sequence ATGAGCCTAGAAGGATACAAGGCGGAACGTTCCCGCGAACTTTTCCTGGGATTCGATGTGGGGGGGACCAAGTGCGCGGGAGTGCTCGGTAATGCCGCAGGTGAGGTTCTGGAGCGTCACGAATGGCCGTCACGGGTTGAGCGGGGGCCGGAGGCAATGCTCGCCGATTTTCTGGCGTATGCGAAAAGTGCCCCGGCCGTCACCTCGGTGGGGGTCTCAATCGGTGGGCCGCTGGATGCGCTCAACGGCATTGTGTTGTCCCCACCGCACCTACCGGGGTGGGATAAGGTGCCCTTGAAGGCACGCCTGGAACAGGCGCTTGGGATCCCGGTGTATGTCGCGCATGACGCTGCGGCCTGTGCGCTGGCCGAATATACCTGGGGTGGCTGGCGGGGCTGCCACAGCCTGATCTATCTCACCTGTGGTACCGGTTTCGGCGCGGGGATCATTATTGATGGCAAGATTTACAGGGGAGCTGGCGGACACTCCATTGAAATTGGGCACGCGCGGTTTGCGCCTGATGGTCCGGAGGCGTTCGGCAAAGTGGGAAGCAATGAGGCGTACTGTTCAGGGATGGGATTGGGTCTGTTGGCCCAGTGGAAGCTGGGGCAGACGTTTTCCCCGAAGGAAGTGGTCGAGCGGGCCGCAAAAGGTGACCTTGGGGCTCAGGAGGTGATTCGCATTCATGCCGAAGCGACCGGTCAGGTTTGCGCCAATCTGGCCGACACCCTGTTTCCTGACGTGATTCTGCTTGGCAGTCTCGCCCGGCATATCGGGGCCTCCTGGCTGGATCTCGTTCGCGCACGGTTTGACCTGGAGGCTCACCCCCACGCCCGCCGGTTGTGCACACTGCAACCCGCCAGTCTAGGCGACCGGTTGCAGGACCTCTCTGCGCTCGTGGTGGCGATGCAAGCCCCTTCCTGA
- a CDS encoding DUF2442 domain-containing protein yields the protein MKTMAVKASQQVEALAVRVWVEGRRIFLELTDGRIFGFPADRFIRLRDASDAQLKKVSLRLNGYALRWETLDEDITVPGVVAGHFELAPSSQGTLAVAEGRAAYGKKQI from the coding sequence ATGAAAACCATGGCGGTTAAAGCCTCACAACAAGTAGAAGCGTTGGCCGTTCGCGTCTGGGTTGAAGGGCGCAGGATTTTTCTGGAACTAACGGATGGTCGCATCTTTGGCTTCCCCGCTGACCGGTTCATACGCCTTCGCGATGCTTCGGACGCGCAATTAAAGAAAGTCTCGCTTCGGCTCAATGGCTATGCATTACGGTGGGAGACCTTGGACGAGGATATCACCGTACCAGGCGTTGTGGCTGGCCATTTCGAACTCGCTCCGTCATCCCAAGGGACCTTGGCCGTTGCTGAGGGGCGTGCGGCATACGGAAAAAAACAGATTTGA
- a CDS encoding DUF4160 domain-containing protein, with protein sequence MPTVLRIGRFRFHFYSDERGEPPHIHVATADGECKFWLEPVELAGNKGLRAETVRQIERLVYEHAGYLKEKYNENHGG encoded by the coding sequence GTGCCGACGGTGTTGAGGATTGGCCGGTTCAGATTTCATTTCTATTCCGATGAACGTGGTGAGCCGCCGCATATTCATGTCGCCACGGCTGACGGGGAGTGTAAGTTCTGGCTGGAGCCGGTGGAGCTGGCAGGAAACAAAGGGCTTCGTGCGGAAACCGTTCGGCAGATTGAGCGGTTAGTTTATGAACATGCCGGGTACTTGAAGGAGAAATACAATGAAAACCATGGCGGTTAA
- a CDS encoding PEP-CTERM sorting domain-containing protein has translation MTGVDNGGGQWRENVNYGDPFGPYFSVQSGSWTLSTLGVGPPQSLKSVDFGATWTDGGALSAPLRMSITAVAVPEPSTFALFGLGVLVLARHALRRRA, from the coding sequence GTGACGGGCGTTGATAACGGAGGTGGGCAGTGGCGGGAAAACGTTAATTACGGGGATCCGTTCGGTCCCTATTTTTCGGTTCAATCCGGAAGCTGGACCCTTTCAACTCTCGGCGTTGGTCCGCCTCAATCGTTAAAAAGCGTTGATTTTGGGGCAACATGGACCGATGGCGGCGCGCTGTCGGCCCCTTTGCGGATGTCGATCACGGCCGTGGCCGTTCCCGAGCCCTCGACTTTCGCGCTGTTCGGCCTCGGAGTTCTCGTCCTCGCCAGGCATGCCCTGCGCCGGCGGGCCTGA
- a CDS encoding ABC transporter ATP-binding protein produces the protein MDRISFTVEHGEIFGFLGPNGAGKSTTIRMLCGLLSSSAGTARVNGFDINRQPDQVRENIGYMSQKFSLYKDLTVVENICFFGGVYGLDGSELRHQMDTVIAMAGLAGLEHRLTGVLSGALQQRLALGCAILHSPPILFLDEPTSGVDPVSRRLFWDLIHTLSTQGTTVLITTHFMDEAEFCGRLGFINGGKLIALDTPTQIKRQTNSPTLEEAFIRLAKQDSE, from the coding sequence GTGGACCGGATCTCCTTCACAGTCGAGCATGGCGAGATCTTCGGCTTTTTGGGGCCCAATGGCGCAGGGAAATCGACGACCATCCGCATGCTTTGCGGGCTGCTCTCCTCCTCCGCCGGCACGGCCCGGGTCAATGGCTTCGACATCAACCGCCAACCGGACCAGGTCCGGGAAAACATCGGCTATATGTCACAGAAATTCAGCCTCTATAAAGACCTGACGGTCGTGGAAAACATCTGTTTCTTTGGCGGCGTCTATGGCCTTGACGGGAGCGAACTCCGGCACCAGATGGACACGGTCATCGCCATGGCCGGCTTGGCAGGACTCGAACACCGCCTGACCGGGGTGTTGTCGGGGGCCTTGCAACAGCGGCTGGCGCTCGGGTGCGCCATTTTGCACAGCCCACCTATTCTGTTCCTGGACGAGCCCACCAGCGGCGTGGACCCCGTGTCGCGCCGCCTGTTCTGGGACCTGATCCATACGCTTTCGACCCAAGGCACCACCGTCCTGATCACCACCCACTTCATGGACGAAGCCGAATTCTGTGGCCGCCTCGGCTTTATCAACGGCGGCAAACTGATTGCCCTGGATACCCCCACTCAAATCAAGCGCCAAACGAATTCACCCACACTGGAAGAAGCCTTCATCAGGCTGGCGAAACAGGATTCAGAATGA
- a CDS encoding helix-turn-helix domain-containing protein: MSSTPTINDVAKAAGVSLSAVSFVLNGKAGKYRISPTTQARIRTAITQLGFKPDQIAISKAHGEHQPHPIEATPVEPIAQPVVEEIPPPEPEIAIENVPPGIEVDADVPAASAPEADPSISTPVFTPAETHAITPEVTAPAPETPHLNPLPQGERTDGIQEGTPPPATPSPVNIAIETPTQEPPPPVPPPNFDQQPNNSTAASPESNLEPTPIPDPAPVVAPTPTQPEATPPPAPEPEPPPESVLPEVPTAVTEAEILTSQEELSDTQTEAAPATELPAPP; this comes from the coding sequence ATGAGCTCGACACCAACCATTAACGACGTGGCCAAGGCCGCTGGGGTCTCCCTGTCGGCGGTCTCATTTGTGCTTAACGGGAAGGCTGGCAAGTACCGGATCAGCCCCACCACTCAAGCCCGTATCCGCACCGCTATCACCCAACTGGGATTCAAACCCGATCAGATCGCCATCAGCAAGGCCCATGGCGAACATCAACCTCACCCCATTGAGGCGACTCCTGTTGAACCCATCGCCCAGCCGGTCGTGGAGGAGATACCCCCACCGGAACCCGAGATTGCCATCGAGAACGTGCCACCGGGAATCGAGGTGGATGCCGACGTCCCGGCGGCATCAGCGCCCGAGGCGGATCCTTCCATTTCAACACCGGTGTTCACACCCGCAGAGACGCACGCAATAACGCCTGAAGTGACGGCCCCTGCTCCAGAAACCCCTCACCTAAATCCTCTCCCTCAAGGGGAGAGGACAGATGGGATTCAGGAAGGAACACCTCCACCGGCCACACCGTCACCAGTCAACATCGCGATTGAAACCCCGACGCAGGAACCCCCGCCCCCAGTCCCTCCGCCAAATTTCGACCAACAACCCAACAACTCAACAGCCGCTTCCCCTGAATCCAACCTGGAGCCAACCCCTATCCCGGACCCGGCCCCCGTTGTCGCGCCGACTCCCACACAACCAGAAGCCACACCGCCCCCCGCACCGGAACCGGAACCGCCGCCAGAATCAGTACTGCCTGAGGTGCCCACAGCAGTGACAGAGGCCGAGATACTGACCTCTCAGGAAGAACTTTCCGACACACAAACTGAGGCAGCACCTGCGACGGAATTACCGGCACCACCTTGA
- a CDS encoding ABC transporter ATP-binding protein → MQDAAIETHNLGRSFGAVEAVKGLTLSIQRGTFFGLIGPDGAGKSTTLRLLCGILTPTAGDGRILGLDLRSETEAIKARIGYLSQAFTLYGDLTVDENIEFFADLHGVAHFERHRQELLAFTRLDPFRTRLAAALSGGMKKKLALACALIHTPEILFLDEPSTGVDPVSRGEFWTILQSLLARDITIIMTTPYLDEAERCHQIALMHAGNVIRVDTPTAVKDDLRGRMYSIVGNQSLTAVHQILKQRWPPTALVRYGDRLHFFAARGDAEVHEAQTWLTQNGQAGMQFHAIEPSLEDVFVSLMSSPQEGPRS, encoded by the coding sequence ATGCAAGATGCCGCCATAGAAACACACAATCTGGGCCGTTCCTTCGGTGCCGTGGAGGCGGTAAAGGGGCTGACGCTTTCTATTCAACGCGGAACCTTCTTCGGGTTGATCGGGCCGGATGGCGCCGGAAAATCCACCACCCTGCGATTATTATGCGGCATCCTCACGCCCACGGCAGGTGACGGACGCATCCTCGGCCTCGATCTTCGTAGCGAGACGGAGGCCATCAAGGCCCGGATCGGCTACCTCTCCCAGGCCTTCACCCTCTATGGGGATCTGACGGTGGACGAAAATATCGAGTTTTTCGCCGACCTCCACGGGGTGGCGCACTTCGAACGGCATCGGCAGGAACTCCTGGCCTTCACCCGGCTGGACCCCTTTCGCACCCGACTGGCCGCCGCCCTGTCCGGCGGCATGAAGAAAAAACTGGCCCTCGCCTGTGCCCTGATTCACACGCCTGAAATCCTGTTTCTCGATGAACCCTCCACCGGGGTGGATCCGGTCTCACGCGGGGAATTCTGGACCATCCTCCAGTCGCTCCTCGCCCGCGACATCACCATCATCATGACCACCCCCTATCTCGACGAGGCCGAGCGCTGCCATCAGATCGCCCTGATGCACGCCGGGAACGTCATCCGGGTGGACACCCCCACGGCCGTGAAGGACGACCTCCGCGGCCGTATGTATTCGATTGTCGGTAACCAATCCCTGACCGCCGTACATCAGATCCTGAAACAGCGCTGGCCGCCCACCGCCCTGGTGCGATACGGGGATCGGCTGCATTTTTTTGCCGCCCGCGGGGATGCCGAAGTCCACGAGGCCCAAACCTGGCTGACCCAAAACGGGCAGGCCGGCATGCAATTCCACGCCATTGAACCCTCACTTGAAGATGTCTTTGTCTCCCTGATGAGCAGCCCACAAGAAGGACCCCGTTCATGA
- a CDS encoding ABC transporter permease, whose translation MRRFLAILKKEFRQIRRDPLSLGLLLFVPAMLLGLYGYALSFDVKHIRIAMLDEDRTPESRAFQDSLFQNPYFDKIATLNRTGEVKDWLDRGRVRAVLIIPRGYARTLAQGAPAHVQALVDASDANTAATTIGYLEALADRMTRKLRTQTLQQAGLPNALPIVTLEPRIWFNPELQSAKFLIPGLIGLLLMLSCVVATSVSIVREKERETMEQIMVSPIRPEELILGKLLPYVVVGVGTMVAVLFLGYVFFDIVIKGSYLLLSLTTLMFLFAALGMGVLISTITRTQQMAFQVAVLTSMLPAIILSGFIFPIQNMPLLIQGITHFIIPRYFVAALRQIILKDASFLDVLPHLLGMLILGLLFNLLAAWRLRKTL comes from the coding sequence ATGCGTCGATTCCTGGCCATTTTAAAAAAGGAGTTCCGGCAGATACGCCGGGACCCGCTGTCGTTGGGGCTCCTGCTCTTTGTGCCGGCCATGCTGCTCGGGCTGTATGGCTATGCGCTTTCATTCGACGTCAAACATATCCGCATTGCCATGCTGGACGAGGACCGCACGCCGGAAAGCCGCGCCTTTCAGGACAGCCTGTTCCAGAACCCGTATTTCGACAAAATTGCCACCCTGAACCGGACGGGGGAAGTGAAAGACTGGCTGGATCGCGGACGGGTTCGCGCCGTTCTGATCATTCCCCGCGGCTATGCCCGAACACTCGCGCAAGGTGCACCCGCCCACGTTCAGGCGCTGGTCGATGCCAGCGACGCCAATACCGCCGCCACCACCATCGGCTATCTCGAGGCCCTGGCAGACCGCATGACCCGGAAACTCCGGACCCAGACCCTGCAACAGGCCGGTCTCCCTAACGCGCTTCCCATCGTCACCCTGGAGCCCCGCATCTGGTTCAATCCCGAGCTCCAGAGCGCCAAGTTTCTCATTCCCGGCCTGATCGGGCTCTTGCTGATGCTCTCCTGCGTCGTGGCCACTTCGGTCTCCATTGTGCGTGAAAAAGAGCGCGAAACCATGGAGCAGATCATGGTCTCCCCGATCCGGCCGGAGGAGCTGATTCTGGGAAAACTCCTGCCTTATGTCGTCGTCGGGGTCGGCACCATGGTTGCCGTACTGTTCCTGGGGTATGTTTTTTTCGACATTGTGATTAAAGGCTCCTATCTGCTCTTGAGCCTCACCACGCTGATGTTCCTGTTCGCAGCGCTGGGAATGGGCGTCTTGATCTCCACCATCACCCGGACTCAGCAGATGGCGTTCCAGGTAGCCGTCCTCACCTCCATGCTGCCGGCCATTATTCTGTCAGGCTTCATCTTCCCCATCCAGAACATGCCGCTTCTCATTCAAGGTATCACCCATTTCATCATCCCCCGCTACTTCGTTGCCGCCCTGCGCCAGATCATTCTCAAGGACGCCTCGTTTCTGGATGTCCTTCCGCATCTGCTAGGCATGCTGATCCTCGGCCTCCTCTTCAACCTGCTGGCCGCCTGGCGCCTGCGGAAGACGCTCTGA
- a CDS encoding rod shape-determining protein, which translates to MLNFLLGLFSEDIGIDLGTANTLVFVKDRGIVLREPSVVAIQAGTRRVLAVGEEAKQMLGRTPGGIVAIRPMKAGVIADFEITEAMLKYFIRRVHNRRTMVRPRVIIAVPSGITEVEKRAVKDSAMHAGAREVYLIEEPMAAAIGVGLPVQEPAGNMIVDIGGGTTEVALISLAGIVFCRSVRVGGDEMDEFIAQYMKRVYNLMIGERTAEAIKMKIGSAYPLAEELTMEVKGRDLVCGLPKTLTVTSEEIREALQEPLSSILDAIRVTLERCPPELAADLVDRGMVMSGGGSLLRGIDLLIAEHTGLPVHRTDDPLSAVAEGTGVVLSELNVLRRIATGEQRTY; encoded by the coding sequence ATGTTAAATTTCTTGCTTGGGCTGTTTTCTGAAGATATTGGGATCGATCTGGGCACAGCCAATACCCTGGTATTTGTGAAAGACCGGGGCATTGTGCTCCGTGAGCCATCGGTGGTTGCCATTCAGGCCGGCACCCGCCGGGTGTTAGCGGTGGGTGAGGAAGCCAAGCAGATGTTGGGGCGCACCCCGGGGGGGATTGTAGCGATTCGCCCCATGAAGGCGGGCGTGATCGCGGATTTTGAGATTACCGAGGCGATGTTGAAGTATTTCATCCGCAGGGTTCATAATCGACGCACGATGGTGCGGCCGCGAGTGATTATTGCGGTGCCCAGTGGAATTACAGAAGTTGAGAAGCGTGCGGTCAAGGATTCGGCCATGCACGCCGGGGCGCGTGAAGTGTATTTGATTGAGGAGCCGATGGCGGCGGCGATCGGGGTCGGGTTACCTGTACAGGAACCGGCCGGGAACATGATTGTGGACATCGGGGGTGGTACCACTGAGGTGGCGCTGATCTCGCTGGCTGGCATTGTGTTCTGTCGCAGCGTTCGCGTCGGTGGCGATGAGATGGACGAATTCATCGCCCAGTATATGAAACGGGTTTACAATTTGATGATCGGTGAACGAACGGCTGAGGCTATCAAGATGAAGATCGGTTCCGCATACCCGCTGGCGGAGGAATTGACCATGGAGGTCAAGGGACGGGATCTTGTCTGTGGTCTACCCAAGACCCTCACGGTAACCTCAGAGGAAATCAGGGAGGCGCTCCAGGAGCCGCTGTCATCCATTCTGGATGCCATCCGGGTGACCTTGGAACGTTGTCCGCCTGAACTTGCCGCCGATTTGGTGGATCGCGGTATGGTGATGTCCGGTGGTGGATCGCTCCTGCGGGGGATTGATCTGCTGATTGCCGAACATACCGGCCTGCCGGTCCATCGCACCGATGACCCGCTGAGCGCGGTGGCTGAAGGGACAGGCGTGGTGCTCTCTGAGCTCAACGTGCTGCGCCGTATCGCCACCGGGGAACAGCGCACATACTGA
- a CDS encoding 3'-5' exonuclease has protein sequence MTEFETMAVIDFETTGISPAMGDRATEIAVVLIQGGEIVGRFQSLMNAGVYVSGFIEQLTGISNAMVRNAPPVAEVMAAAADFIGPHPMVAHNAAFDSKFWDAELAWIQRARCQEFACSMRVARRLFPQSPNHKLGTLVRYLRLPDSGVHHRAMADAEMTAHLMVRIQMELKQRFGLPHVPHKHLRAIQSASVAKLEATISRIQKGSTATLPQ, from the coding sequence ATGACAGAGTTTGAAACCATGGCCGTGATTGACTTTGAGACGACGGGCATTTCGCCGGCGATGGGCGACCGGGCGACGGAAATCGCCGTCGTGTTGATCCAGGGGGGCGAGATCGTGGGGCGCTTTCAAAGCCTGATGAATGCCGGAGTGTATGTGTCCGGGTTTATCGAGCAGTTGACGGGGATCAGCAATGCCATGGTGCGGAATGCGCCGCCGGTGGCCGAGGTGATGGCGGCGGCCGCTGACTTTATCGGCCCCCATCCCATGGTGGCGCACAATGCCGCTTTTGATAGCAAGTTCTGGGATGCGGAGTTGGCCTGGATCCAGCGGGCACGGTGTCAGGAGTTTGCCTGTTCCATGCGGGTGGCGCGTCGTCTTTTCCCGCAGTCACCTAATCACAAACTGGGGACCTTGGTGCGCTATCTCCGGCTCCCGGACAGCGGGGTGCATCATCGCGCCATGGCGGATGCGGAAATGACCGCCCATCTGATGGTGAGAATCCAGATGGAACTGAAGCAGCGGTTTGGGTTACCTCATGTGCCTCACAAACACTTGCGTGCGATCCAGTCAGCGTCTGTTGCCAAGCTGGAGGCGACCATTAGCCGGATTCAAAAGGGGTCAACCGCAACTCTTCCGCAATAA
- a CDS encoding efflux RND transporter periplasmic adaptor subunit, with protein sequence MNAYPWIKGLLAIPALLCGSCTLNSDKPDGSGTIECTQIRLAPEVPGRITSLLIQEGTPLTNGQRVATLDPLTYQLRCDEARAALAQAQAQRDLMLAGSRDEDIQRARAQVREAKASAEAAATDAQRMEILLAQNSTTRKQRDDAVTSLERTTAILAAAEQQLNRLVKGNRQEEIRATQAAVELAQARLGQAEKALSDCTVKTTASGTITTKNVEQGEMVMAGTPLATLSQLNEVWLSLYLPETRLPTVKLGQKAYIKVDGDPLRYEGLITFISSEAEFTPRNVQTPDERTKLVYRIKITLPNPNHVFKPGMPADGYL encoded by the coding sequence ATGAATGCTTACCCATGGATCAAAGGCCTTCTGGCCATCCCGGCCCTGCTCTGCGGCTCATGCACCTTGAATAGCGATAAACCCGATGGATCCGGCACCATCGAGTGCACCCAGATCCGGCTGGCCCCTGAAGTGCCGGGCCGCATCACCTCGCTCCTGATCCAGGAAGGCACCCCCCTCACCAACGGGCAGAGGGTGGCCACCCTTGACCCCCTGACCTACCAGCTCCGCTGTGACGAAGCCCGCGCCGCCCTCGCCCAGGCGCAGGCCCAACGGGACCTGATGCTGGCCGGGAGCCGGGATGAGGACATCCAGCGGGCCCGGGCCCAAGTACGGGAAGCCAAAGCCTCCGCGGAGGCCGCCGCCACCGATGCCCAACGCATGGAGATCCTGCTCGCTCAAAACAGCACTACCCGGAAACAGCGGGACGATGCCGTCACCAGCCTGGAGCGAACCACCGCCATTCTGGCCGCCGCCGAACAGCAATTGAACCGCCTCGTCAAGGGCAACCGGCAGGAAGAAATCCGCGCCACCCAGGCGGCCGTTGAATTAGCCCAAGCCCGGCTTGGACAAGCCGAGAAGGCGCTCTCCGACTGCACCGTAAAAACCACGGCCTCCGGCACGATCACTACCAAAAATGTCGAACAGGGCGAAATGGTGATGGCGGGCACCCCCCTGGCCACCCTGTCGCAATTGAATGAAGTCTGGCTCTCGCTCTACCTTCCTGAAACCCGGCTTCCCACGGTAAAACTCGGACAGAAGGCTTACATCAAGGTGGATGGCGACCCCTTGCGGTACGAAGGCCTGATCACATTCATCTCATCTGAAGCCGAATTTACGCCCCGCAATGTGCAAACCCCCGACGAACGCACCAAACTGGTGTATCGCATCAAAATCACCCTGCCAAACCCAAACCATGTTTTCAAGCCGGGCATGCCCGCCGATGGGTATCTTTAA
- a CDS encoding TolC family protein, producing MKIFCLSLFIFLPFLIPFAHAETTTNILSPETVVQRALAYHPALKGRNEELHMATARRLEADAGLKPRLDARAQALHFEGLENSPVAPGGITLPVVEDQYTASIGITQPLYTGGRVSQQRKSARYQEAATYQTTVATAADITLNTLTVYWQWSKALAQIDAFQTAVVRTETQLADTRNLKQAGLATDNDLLANEVLLDQIQLQLQSARQQEELSRIQLTQLTGEKPAAGQTPLTPDGLSTAWSPTLEDALGIALSNRPELASLRMNSQASAALIEVARAEARPQLALVARYEQGNPNPHDFPPEDTWKDDAFIGAALTWNLFDGGLTRARTAEARAKAARDDYDTRALCESIIAETRAAFLSVEYTLAQRSTSRHAEMSATRNLQVATDLWKNGAARHSDVLDAQAKLTGTTAQRIAAEADVLIAEARLHHAIHWPPYPDDTQRNLSR from the coding sequence ATGAAAATCTTCTGTTTAAGCCTCTTTATTTTTCTTCCCTTCCTCATCCCGTTTGCCCATGCCGAAACCACAACCAACATCCTGTCGCCCGAGACCGTTGTGCAACGGGCCCTGGCCTATCACCCCGCCCTCAAAGGCCGGAACGAAGAGCTTCACATGGCCACCGCCCGGCGCCTGGAGGCCGACGCGGGACTGAAGCCCCGCCTGGATGCCCGCGCCCAGGCCCTGCACTTTGAGGGGTTGGAAAACAGCCCGGTCGCCCCGGGCGGGATCACCCTCCCGGTCGTTGAGGACCAGTACACCGCGTCCATCGGGATTACTCAGCCCCTCTACACGGGTGGCCGCGTCAGCCAGCAACGGAAAAGCGCCCGCTATCAGGAGGCCGCCACCTATCAGACCACGGTCGCCACGGCGGCTGATATCACGCTTAATACCCTGACCGTCTACTGGCAATGGAGCAAAGCGCTTGCCCAGATTGACGCCTTCCAGACCGCCGTCGTCCGGACAGAGACGCAACTCGCAGATACCCGGAACCTGAAACAGGCCGGGTTGGCGACCGATAACGATCTTCTGGCCAATGAGGTACTGCTCGATCAGATCCAGCTCCAGCTTCAATCCGCCCGTCAACAGGAGGAACTGAGCCGGATCCAGTTAACTCAATTGACCGGAGAGAAACCGGCCGCCGGTCAGACCCCGCTGACCCCGGATGGCCTTAGCACGGCCTGGAGTCCCACCTTGGAGGATGCCCTGGGCATCGCCCTTTCAAACCGTCCGGAATTAGCCAGCCTCCGGATGAACTCCCAGGCCAGCGCCGCCCTCATCGAGGTGGCACGGGCAGAGGCACGCCCTCAACTCGCCTTGGTGGCACGCTATGAGCAGGGGAACCCTAACCCTCACGACTTCCCCCCTGAAGACACCTGGAAGGATGATGCCTTCATCGGGGCCGCCCTGACGTGGAATCTGTTTGATGGCGGCCTGACCCGCGCCCGGACGGCCGAAGCCCGGGCGAAGGCCGCGCGTGACGACTATGATACCCGGGCGCTCTGCGAATCCATCATCGCCGAAACCCGCGCGGCATTCCTGTCCGTGGAATATACCCTCGCCCAACGCAGCACCTCGAGACATGCGGAAATGAGCGCCACCCGGAACCTGCAGGTCGCCACGGATCTATGGAAAAACGGGGCCGCACGCCACTCCGATGTTCTTGACGCACAGGCCAAATTAACCGGCACCACCGCGCAGCGCATCGCCGCAGAAGCCGATGTACTGATTGCCGAGGCCCGCTTGCACCATGCGATTCACTGGCCGCCCTATCCGGATGACACTCAAAGGAACCTATCCCGCTGA
- a CDS encoding DUF1844 domain-containing protein — protein sequence MPSPATPDIYKAMFMELIMMLSSSAMQQLGKIIDPMTGKTELNLEAAQATIDMLEMLEAKTKGNLDHDEDRLVKNILTSLRMNYVETSATAPAKAPEAAPKAS from the coding sequence ATGCCATCCCCCGCTACGCCTGACATTTATAAAGCCATGTTCATGGAACTGATCATGATGTTGTCCTCATCTGCCATGCAGCAGCTGGGGAAAATCATCGATCCGATGACCGGGAAAACGGAGCTTAACCTTGAAGCCGCTCAAGCCACCATCGATATGCTTGAAATGCTGGAGGCAAAAACCAAGGGGAATCTGGACCATGATGAGGATCGGCTGGTTAAAAACATCCTTACGTCACTGCGGATGAACTACGTGGAGACCTCGGCTACCGCCCCGGCCAAGGCACCGGAAGCCGCGCCCAAGGCCAGTTGA